Proteins found in one Plodia interpunctella isolate USDA-ARS_2022_Savannah chromosome 24, ilPloInte3.2, whole genome shotgun sequence genomic segment:
- the mRpS25 gene encoding small ribosomal subunit protein mS25, whose product MPFMKGRAPVRRTLNYLNAGRLVLKDKIKIFSVAYNIRGDNNNGAKDFVFWFLPQIQYKNPNVQVATLKNLTPSPFIKCYFEDGRKILVDIDNKSKEDILEHLINTVGKSKEVLAAEALAAEKKDNPANFGVGCERPCICEVYGQVPCPGVVPLPTFMRGKHKHSAN is encoded by the coding sequence atgccTTTTATGAAAGGAAGGGCACCCGTTCGCCGCACATTGAACTATTTAAACGCTGGAAGGCTTGTTCTGAaggataaaataaagattttctcCGTTGCATACAATATTCGTGGAGATAACAATAACGGTGCAAAAGATTTCGTTTTCTGGTTTTTACCTCAAATCCAGTACAAAAATCCTAATGTGCAGGTGGCTACGTTAAAGAACTTGACACCGTCGCCTTTCATCAAGTGCTATTTTGAAGATGGGAGGAAAATATTGGTAGATATAGACAATAAATCGAAAGAAGACATTTTGGAGCATTTGATCAACACTGTAGGGAAATCTAAAGAAGTTTTAGCGGCGGAGGCACTTGCAGCAGAGAAGAAGGATAACCCTGCCAATTTCGGTGTTGGTTGTGAGAGGCCATGTATATGTGAAGTGTATGGGCAGGTGCCGTGCCCTGGCGTTGTGCCTTTGCCTACATTTATGAGAGGCAAGCACAAACATTCGGCAAATtag